A stretch of DNA from Mesorhizobium onobrychidis:
GTCGCAGCACATGATCCCAATGACATTGGGGTCTTGCTTGGGCTCGTATTTCCAGAGGATCTTTCCGTCATTGTTGAGATCGAGAGCGTAAACGGTGTTCGGGAACGGCGCGTGGACATACATCACGTCGCCGATGATCAGCGGCCCGCCTTCATGGCCGCGCAGCACGCCAGTGGAGAAGCTCCACTTGACCTGCAGGTTCTTCACATTGTCCTTGGTGATCTGGTTAAGTTTGGAAAAGCGGGTGTTGGCGTAGTCACCCGTCTGCATCACCCAGTCCTTGGGATTTTCGGCCATTTTCATCAGTTCTTCATTGGCCGACGTCATGTGGACCGCGCCGAACGACATGAGCGCCGCGGTCGTTAGTAGGTAGGCAGTTTTCGCAAGTACACGCATCAAAGTCCTCCCAGGGTTCACAATGACGAATCGTCCGTTGAGCCCACGAGGGCTTGCCCAAGCGATTCATGTGGGGGAAGTATTTCCGGCAGCGTGTCACGACCTAAGCCGAATGAGCAGAGGGCACCGTTACTGCCCATCCCACTTGGCCTACGAAAGACTGTCGCCGCTCCCTAATGACGGTGACGCCCTTGAAGCCGGAAACAGGATGAAGCTATGTCATCCCCAGGCGGAAGGCAAGAAAAATCACTTCCGTCTATGTTGCACTGCAATATAGAGAAATAGATATGAAAACACTCAGATAGAAAGCTATTGATCGACTGTGAATGAAGCGAGATTTATATAAGTTGCCAAATTTTGCGTATTTTTATGGCAAAATGTATTGATTTCTATTTGGGAATATTCCTTGGAGCGTATGGGTTTAAGTATGCACGCGTCGCTCCGGGTGCCGATAGTGAAGGAGACATGAAATGAAGGTCAGCACCAGGATTCGGAGCGGATATTCGTGCTGTCGGGGAGGCCTTTTGCCGGCCGGTACGGCCCTGCTCCTTTGGTACTATATGGCCTGCATGAGAACTTGACTGGCGTGGCGGCAAGAGGCCAACTGGTGTGGTGATCTGTCTCGATCCGTCGGGCTCGAACTATCACGTCCGGGCCAATCGGAGGGTTCCCCATGCTCAGATATGTCGGCTTTTCGAGCTTGCCGCTGTTGCTTACATCGGCCCTGGCCTTCGCAAATCCGGCCGGCGCCGCTGGAGATTATCCGACGGCGACGATTGTCGACTATGTGCTCGGCTGCATGCAGACGAATGGCCAGACACGTCAGGCGCTGGAGAACTGTTCCTGCTCGATCGACGTCATCGCCTCGATCCTTCCGTTCGAGGATTATGAAAGGGCCGAGACCTTCAAGAGCATGTCCCTGACGACAGGGGAGCGTTCGGGACTGTTTCGCGAAAGCGCGCCGGCAAAAGCCGCAAGCACGGAACTGAAGCGCGCGCAGGCGGAAGCCGACGTGCGCTGCTTTTAGAGCGTGCCCTGCTAAGAGCGCCGACGGCGGGAGACAACCGCCGTATGCGGTTTGGAGGCTTCAGAGTCCCGTAGCCTCCAATGGCCATTGATTGCGAAAGACCTTGCCGTCCGTATCGATCGCTTCGACCTGGATGTCGCCAGTGCCGTGCGCGGTGAAATCGAACCGGAAATTGGGGTCTTCCGAAATCGATATTCCACCTTCCATCGAGAGGATCGGCCGGTCTGCCTGCGAGATCGACAGTTTCTGAACGAAATGCGCGGGGATGAAATACTGGGTCAGCGGGTTCCGCTGCAGGCCCGAATTGTTCGGGTGCCGGATCATCAGCTGCAATTCCTGCGCCTTTGTCATCGTCTCTTGCGGCGGGAACTGGCGCAGCTTCATCTGCCCCATCGTCGCTATCGCCTCGTCCTGGTTCTTGACCGCCGGGGCAGAGCATCCGCCTGACGCCTTGACGAAGGTCTGAGCCATGTGGAGTTCGCCGCCCTGCGTCTCTGCGATGGCACGCAAATAGGAATAGTCGTTGACGCGGACGCGCGTCGACAGATGTGTCACGCCGGCGTCCTTGCCGATCTGGAACGTCGCCGCCACCGGTGCCGGATTGACGTCGATGATCAAGGTGACGGATTTGATGCCGTCGGGCACCTTGGCCGGGTCGATATAGATGTCGACGGGCACGATGGCGGCATCCTGCGCCCGCTTCGGCGCCTCGACCCTGACGACGCCGGTATCGACCAGAATTGCGCGATCGCCGAACACGTCGCCTTTCAAATTCTGCCAGATCCTGTCCGAAGACGCGGTTGTTTGCTGGGCGTTGGCGGCTCCGGAGGAGCCAAAGAGCGTGCCGACAGCCAGTATGATCGCGACAAAGATGGCTGCGAGCGGCAAGACGAGCTGCCGGCTCCGATAAGCGTGATCTTGCATTCGATGCCTCCACCAATATCAGAGAGGTGGTGCCCAGGCGATGTCCAGGATACGCCTTTCACGATGCGTTTGGCAAATCGATGCACCTGATAGCGTCCAACGCTTGTCGGTTTGATCTATTCCCATTCGAGTTCGGCAAAGGCGGCCGTGGCATTGCGCTCATTGTAGTCGTCGAACAGATGCCATTTGCCCCGTTCGCCTCGGCCGGCGGTCCTGACTGCCTCGCTGAGCGGCACCCCGTCGGCGATCGCCTTGCGAATGTCGCGCGCCAGAACCTCGAAATAGCGCCGCTCCGCCGTCAGCGCCTCCGGCCAGTCGGCCGGCACCGCGCCATGACCCGGCACGACGCGCGCGGCGCCGATCGCGGCCAGCGCATTCATCTGGCGGAGCCAGCCAAGCAGCGACCCGTCGAGCGTCGGCAAGGAACCTATGAAAACGAGATCGCCGGCAAACAGCGTGCGGGTCGCGCTGTCGAAGACGGTCAGGTCGTTGTCGGTGTGAGCCGCCTTCCATGCCTGCAATTCGAGCACGCGTCCACCGAGGTCGAGTTGCAGGCGATCATCGACCAGAATCGTCGGCGGCATGATCTCGATCCCTCCCATCAGCGCGTCGCCGATCTGTTCGCGAAAGCTTTGCAGGTAGAACGCGCCGCGTGCCTCGAGCGCGCGCGGCAGATTGCGATGGCCGACAATGGTGGCGCCGATCTCCTGGAACGCCGCATTGCCGAAGATGTGGTCGGGGTGCATATGGGTGTTGATCAGGTAGCGAACCGGCTTGGCGCTTATTTTGCCGATCGCGGCGATGAGGGCGTTCGCCTCGATCAGGCTGCCGCCGCTGTCGATGACGGCAACGGCGTCGGTCCCGACGACGACGCCCAGGTTCGAAATCGCGCCCTGGTTGGCGGCGCTCATCAATTCATCGACGCCCTGGAAGGCGAAGACGCCGTCGGCGATTTTCCTGAGCTTGAATTCAAGGCCGCTGGCAGCGGCGAGAGCGGCCCGCCCGAGGCAACAGGGCAGCATCGCGGCGCTGACCGCGGTGCAGGCGAAGGCGTTCACAAGCTTGCGTCTTGTCCTATCGATCGGCATGGCTTCCCCGATATGAATTCGAGCCGTAAGGCGATCAGGCCACGCCCGGAAATTTTTGGTGGAACGACCGCAAAAGGTCGCTCATCATCTGTGGATTGCGATAGTGCCGCGGCAGCCTGACGTCGAACATGCCGAGCACATGGGCTGGCCGCTGCGCGAGAACGATGATGCGATCCGACAGCATCAGCGCCTCGCGGACATTGTGCGTTACCATCAGGGCGGTCGTAGGCCGCGCCGACCACACGGTCAAAAGCAAGTGCCGAAGCCGCTCGGCGGTCCGTTCGTCGAGCGAGGCGAAGGGTTCGTCCAGGAAAAGCACCGCCGGTTCGGTGGCGAAGGCCCTGGCAAGTGCTGCCCTGCGAGCAAGGCCGAGCGAAAGCTCCGCCGGATAAAGCGAGCGCATGCCGGCGAGGCCGAGCGTGTCGAATAGCCCGTCGAGATTCTTCGTTCTCAGGCTTTTCGGCAGCGCCAGCCTGACATTCTGCTCCACCGTCCGCCACGGCAGCAAGATCGGCTCCTGGAACACGGCGGCGATCCGGTTGGAGCCGCCTTCAGGCAGTTGGAACGAGCCGGAAAAGTCCTTGTCCAATCCAAGCAGGATGCGCAGCGTCGTGGTCTTGCCGCAGCCGGACGGCCCCAGCAAGCAGGCGAATTCGCCCTGCCGGACCTCGAAGGAAAGGTCCTGGAGCGCCGTGATCGAGATGCCTTGCGCGGACCTGAAGGTCTTTTCGGCGATGTCGACCCTAAGCGGGACGACGGCGCCAACGGGTTGCATGTCGTTCAATGGGCTGCACCAGAAGAAGTTCGATGACAAGCATCACCGCTACGAAAGCCAGCGTATAGGCAAGAATGGCGGCGACGTCGAAGAGCTGGAAATAAAGATAGATCTGGAAGCCGACACCATTGGAGCGGCCGAGCAGTTCGACCACAAGGACGATCTTCCAGATAAGGGCGATGCCGGATCGTGAGGCGGCGGCAAGATAGGGCTGCAATTGCGGCAGCAGGACGTGGCGAATGCGATCGAGGAGCCCGAAGCGGTAGACGGCGGCCATTTCGGCGTAACTCGGATCAAGCGCCCTGGCGCCTTCGCGCATCGTCACCACGACATTCGGGATCTTGTTGACGGCAACCGCGCCAATCGCCGCCGCTTCGTTGAGGCCGAACCAGATGTAGGCGAGCACGATGACGACCAGCGCGGGAATGTTGAGAAATAGGATCAGCCAGGGACTGAAGAACCGGTCTACGCTGCGGTAGCTGCCGAGGAGAACGCCGATGACCGAGCCAACAACCATCGCGACGACATATGCCGCGGCAACCCGGCCGAGTGTCGCGCCGAGATGGTAGAAAAGGTCGCCGTTTGCCGCCTCTGCGAGCAGCACCTGGCAGACCTGTCCCGGCCCAGGAAAGGCACGGCTCGGCCATGCATTTGCCGCAAAGCCCCACAGCAGGCAAAGCCCGAGCAGAGAGACCGCCACCGTCAGCACGGGTGTCAGCGCCGCTGCAAGGCCGGATTGGCTGGAGATGTCGGCTGCAGCGCCAGGCGGGCGATCGCCGGTGTCAGGTGCGGTCATTTCGGCAGTTCCTGCCAGAACGTGCCGGGCGCCATCTCGGGCGCGCGGCCGACCAGCTTGTCGCCGCCGATCTCGGCCAGCACGCGGTAGAGCCTGCCCGCGTCGGCCGCATCCTCGGCGACGGGGCGTCTGGGAATGCCCTCGCGATAGCGGTCACGCAGTTTGGCCAATTCCTTACCTTGCGCGCGGATAATCGGCGCAAGGCGCAGCCACTCGTCGTCGGATCTGGCCAGCAAGTCCTTGGACTGCGCCGAAGCCTTGATGAAACCCCGGACGGCGGCCGGATTTTCGTTCGCCCATTTGTCATGAAAGACATAGCCGAGCGCCGACACGGCGCCCGAGGCCCCGAGCGCTTTCGCCGCATCATCGGCGCCGATCAGCCGACGAAAGCCGTTGACCTCGAGGCGGGCGCAAAAATGCCAGAAATTGAGCACCGCATCGAGTTCGCCTTGCATCGCCTTTTCCGAAATCAGCGGCGGCGCACCAAAGACGATGTCGCTGGTTGCCGGCAGGTCGAGGCCGTGATCGCGTCTGGCCAGCGCCTGGATCAGCAGCCAGCTTTTATCGAGAGGCCCGCCGGCGACGCCGATCTTTTTTCCCTTGAGATCGATGATCGTCCGGATCGGCGCCGCCTCCTTCACCATGATCGCCCCGACGGCGGTCGAATAGGGGACCAATGTGAGGTCGACGCCTTCCGAACGCTGGCGCGAGACCCACAGCCAGTCGGAGACGATGATGTCGATCGCGCCGGCCAGCATGGCGACGTTGGTTGCATCCTCGCCGGCGAAATCGATGATCTCCAGATCGATGCCGTTGGCTGTGTCGAACTTGTGCTGCTTCAGCGTGTCAAGCGCCCAGCTCACGGTGCCGAACTTCAGCACGCCAATGCGAACCCTGGCCGTGGCGAAGGAGGGGGCCGTGGCGAAGGACGGCCTTGGGACAAGAGCCGTGGCTGTTCCAAAAGCTGCCAGCCGGAGCGTTCCTCGACGCGAAATCATCATGATGTCTCCTCCCGGGGCCGCAATAAGCCAGAGCGCCGATCAGATCGCACGGTCTTTGTTCGGGAAAGCGCATGTCCAGCGCTTAACCTTTAGGGTCGGGTGTTCCTGCGACCATTTCGCGATTTCGCTGGGCGCCAGCACCATACATTGGACGAGAGAGCCACGGCTCTCGAAATAGAGATGTTCGTCTCGGCAATCGCCCGGATTGGCAATCAGGCAAACCGTCAATATGAGGTCGACCATATCCATTCAGCACCTCTTGCGCGCTTGAAGACGCTCGCTTCGGCGAGATCCGGCCCGATCTGCGAGCCTGGACAAAATCGCCAACTGCCGGAGTCCCGAGGTGCCCATGGAAAACCCGAATGGTTTGAGGCTACGCGTTCGCCCGATGGCCGTCAACAAAGGCGAATGGATCGGGGGCGCCGGAACCTGAAACAAAAAACCCGCCTCGGCGGCGAGCACAAATGCCGTCACAAAGCAACGAATCGCGAGCTCGAAACCAGGGCAATCGCTTCGGTTGAACCGCGCCTCATCGCCCTGCGTTCCAGCGTTGGTGGTTGGCGAAAGCCGAAGCGGCATCCGATCTCCCCCCAAAGTGGGGAAATCAGCAGCCTCGCCGATGGCGCCTACTCAGGAATGATAAGGTGCGAGTGTGCCGTGCAGCTCTCTGAACCTCTGCACGGTTGACATCGCTCATCTGCCGGGTAGCTTCCAGGATGCAGGCGCCGCAACTCCACTGGGGAGAAGCTTTCGCTCTGTCATAAAACGACGCATGCCGATGATCAAAACAACGGCGTGTGCAAATCGTCCAGGGCACCTTGACGATCAATGAGGAAATGCCATGCGTGCAATCGCATTTTTCGCCGTCGTGTCCGTTGCGACGTTCATCACAAACCAATCGCAGGCACAGGATGCCGCCGCGGGTGAGAAGGTCTTCGCCAAATGCAAGGCCTGCCACGTCGTCGACGAGGACAAGAACAAGATCGGTCCGTCATTGAGCGGCATTATCGGCCGGACGGCCGGCACGCATCCGGGGTTCAAATATTCTAAACCCATGACCGAGGCGGGTGCATCCGGCGTCAAATGGGACGAAGCCACGCTGACGACCTATCTTCGCGATCCCAAGGCCATGATCAAAGGCACGAAGATGGCGTTTCCCGGTCTCAAGAAGGACGAGGATCTCGCCAACGTCATCGCCTATCTGAAGCAATACTCCAAATAACCCGGTTCTTCCGCAGGAAGTAGCCCGGTTCTTCCGCAGGAAGTAACCCGACTTCGCCGGCCGTTCGAAACTGCGTTCGGCCGGCGCCCGCCCCGGTAGTTGGCGCCGGTCAAGCGGCGTCTTGCAGCCTCCGCATGGCGGAAGGCAGGTCGAGCAGGCCGTCGCAAACGAGGTCGGCGCCAAGCTCTTCAACGGCAATTTGGCTGTAGCCGCCGCGTAGCAAAATGACGGGCATGCCGGCGGCGCGCGCGGCGGCCACGTCGGCGCCGCTGTCTCCGACCATCAGCGTGTCGCGAGGCTCGACCTGAAGCTGGTCGAGCGCCAGCAGCAGGGCGTCGGGGGCCGGTTTCAGGCATGTCACCGCGTCTCCGCCGACGATCGCGCCGAGATGTTCCGTCAGCCCAAAATGCAACAGGATTTCGCGAGCCGCCAACTGCGGCTTGTTGGTCACCACGCCCATGGCTATTCCGCTCAAATGGAAGTGCGTGAGAACCTCCCTGACGCCGGGCATCAGCCTTGTCAGGCCGGTCAGGTGTCTGCGGTAAATCGGCGTCATGACGCGGTTGGCCTCATCGAGCGCGCTGCCGAGGAGCGGCGTACCGGATGCTGCGAAGGCTCGCTCGACCAGTTTCCTGACGCCGCCGCCGATCATCGCCTTGACCTGCTCCAGGCGCAGCGGCGGCAGATCGCGGCTGGCCAGCAACTCGTTGACTGCGGCCGTTATATCAGGCGCCGAATCGACCAGCGTGCCGTCGAGATCGAACAGGATCGCTTTCGACGATCGAAACGGCCTACTCATGCCGACGTTCATGCAGCATCCTTCCACTTGATCGAGCAGCCGATCGAAGCGATCTGGTCCAGCGGTCCGTCGCCGGTTCTGGCAATTTGCTTCATCGCCTCGAACAGGTCGCGCCTCAGCCCGGGCGGTCCGGCGTCGCGTCGCGCCGCGTCCAGCCGGCCGCGATATTGCAGCGTCAGCTCGCTGTTGAGCCCGAAGAAATCCGGAGTGCAAACGGCTCCATAGGCACGCGCCACCGTCTGGTGCTCGTCGTGGAGGTAGGGGAAAGTGAAGCCGTTCGTCCTGGCGAAGAGCTTCATGTTGTCGAAGGAATCATCCGGATAGGCGTCGGCATCGTTGGAGTTGATCGCAACAAAGCCGATGCCTTCGGCCTTGAGGTCGTTGGCATCGCGGACGATGCGTGAAATCACCGCCTTCACATAAGGGCAGTGGTTGCAGATGAAGGCCACGACCAGCCCGTTCGGGCCGGCATGGCTGAAGATCGAATGCGATTTGCCGTCGACGCCAGGCAAAACGGCATCGATGGCTTGCCAGCCGAAATCGCAGACAGGTGGGATTGCCGCCAAGATTTCCTCCGATGAAATATTTGGCCTCCGATGAGACGGTTTACGCGGCTTTCCGGATCGCCCCGTCGGCTGCCTGTCTGATGGCGCCGACATTGGCGCGATAGGCAGCTTCGGTGCCGCCCTTGAAGATGGCCGAGCCGGCGACCAGCACATTGGCGCCGGCCGCGCTGACCAGCGGAGCGGTCTCGGGCGTGACGCCGCCGTCGATCTCGATGTCGATCGGGCGGTTGCCGATCAGTGCCTTGACCCGCCTGACCTTGTCGACCACAGCCGGAATGAACGCCTGGCCGCCGAAACCCGGATTGACCGTCATCAGAAGCACCAGATCGAGCCGGTCGAGCACATACTCGATGACGCTTTCCGGCGTCGACGGATTCAGCGACACGCCGGCTTTCTTGCCGAGATTCCTGATCGCCTGCAGCGAACGATCGAGATGCGGCCCGGCCTCGGCATGCACCGTGATGATGTCGCAGCCGGCATCGGCGAAGGCGGCGAGATAGGCGTCGGCCGGCGCGATCATCAGATGGCAGTCGAAGATCTTGTCCGTTCGGTCACGGATCGCCTTTATCACCGGCGGGCCGAAGGTGATGTTGGGCACGAAATGGCCGTCCATCACGTCGAGATGAATCCAGTCGGCGCCTGCCCGGACGACCGCTTCGACCTCGTCGCCGAGCCGTGAGAAGTCCGCAGAAAGCACCGAGGGCGCAATGATTGTCTTAGTACCCATGGTCGTCGGCTCCCGTTCTGTCTTCCGTTTCCGGTCGCTGCACACCAACCGGCGTGATCTTGTCAGCGCGCCTTCGTCTCCGGTTCGCCTTCGAGCTTACCTTCCGCGAACACGCGGCTGCCGCGAATATCGGATTCTTCAATGGTGATAAGGTCGGTTTTCGTCAACGCCCGGTCGCGTGACGCGAAAAGCCGGTTGGCCTGGCGAAGCCGCGCCCGGTCGAGCCCATTGCGGACCGAGCGAGCGTTGGAGAAATGCGGCAGCCGCATGCGGATCGGGAGATACTCTTCGAGCGCCTTGGCCGCCGCCTCGCTGAGACGGTAGTTCTGTTCCGCCAGCATGATCTCGGCGATCGATTTGAGCTCGCTGACGCCGTAGTCGGGAAAATCGAGGTGGTGGGCGATGCGCGAGCGCATGCCGGGATTGCTGTCGAAGAAGCGGTCCATCTTGTTCTTGTAGCCGGCAAGAATCACAACCAGATCGTCACGGTTGTTTTCCATGCATTGCAGCAGGATTTCGATCGATTCCTGGCCGTAGTCGCGTTCGTTCTCGGGCTTGTAGAGATAGTAGGCCTCGTCGATGAAAAGTACCCCGCCCATGGCGCGCTTGATCACTTCGCGGGTTTTGGGCGCGGTGTGGCCGACATACTGGCCGACGAGATCGTCTCGCGTCACCGCGACCATGTGGCCTTCGCGGACATAGCCGAGACGATGCAGGATTTCGGCCATCCTCAGCGCCACGGTGGTCTTTCCGGTGCCGGGATTTCCCGTAAAGTTCATGTGCAGCGTCGGCGCGCCCGAGGTTAGCCCGAACTTGCGGCGAAGCCGGTCGACCAGGAGCAGAGCCGCGATCTCGCGGATGCGGGTCTTGATGGGCTTCAGGCCAACGAGTTCGCGGTCGAGCTTGTCCATCACCTCGT
This window harbors:
- a CDS encoding quinoprotein dehydrogenase-associated SoxYZ-like carrier codes for the protein MQDHAYRSRQLVLPLAAIFVAIILAVGTLFGSSGAANAQQTTASSDRIWQNLKGDVFGDRAILVDTGVVRVEAPKRAQDAAIVPVDIYIDPAKVPDGIKSVTLIIDVNPAPVAATFQIGKDAGVTHLSTRVRVNDYSYLRAIAETQGGELHMAQTFVKASGGCSAPAVKNQDEAIATMGQMKLRQFPPQETMTKAQELQLMIRHPNNSGLQRNPLTQYFIPAHFVQKLSISQADRPILSMEGGISISEDPNFRFDFTAHGTGDIQVEAIDTDGKVFRNQWPLEATGL
- a CDS encoding quinoprotein relay system zinc metallohydrolase 2, which codes for MPIDRTRRKLVNAFACTAVSAAMLPCCLGRAALAAASGLEFKLRKIADGVFAFQGVDELMSAANQGAISNLGVVVGTDAVAVIDSGGSLIEANALIAAIGKISAKPVRYLINTHMHPDHIFGNAAFQEIGATIVGHRNLPRALEARGAFYLQSFREQIGDALMGGIEIMPPTILVDDRLQLDLGGRVLELQAWKAAHTDNDLTVFDSATRTLFAGDLVFIGSLPTLDGSLLGWLRQMNALAAIGAARVVPGHGAVPADWPEALTAERRYFEVLARDIRKAIADGVPLSEAVRTAGRGERGKWHLFDDYNERNATAAFAELEWE
- a CDS encoding ABC transporter ATP-binding protein, giving the protein MQPVGAVVPLRVDIAEKTFRSAQGISITALQDLSFEVRQGEFACLLGPSGCGKTTTLRILLGLDKDFSGSFQLPEGGSNRIAAVFQEPILLPWRTVEQNVRLALPKSLRTKNLDGLFDTLGLAGMRSLYPAELSLGLARRAALARAFATEPAVLFLDEPFASLDERTAERLRHLLLTVWSARPTTALMVTHNVREALMLSDRIIVLAQRPAHVLGMFDVRLPRHYRNPQMMSDLLRSFHQKFPGVA
- a CDS encoding ABC transporter permease — encoded protein: MTAPDTGDRPPGAAADISSQSGLAAALTPVLTVAVSLLGLCLLWGFAANAWPSRAFPGPGQVCQVLLAEAANGDLFYHLGATLGRVAAAYVVAMVVGSVIGVLLGSYRSVDRFFSPWLILFLNIPALVVIVLAYIWFGLNEAAAIGAVAVNKIPNVVVTMREGARALDPSYAEMAAVYRFGLLDRIRHVLLPQLQPYLAAASRSGIALIWKIVLVVELLGRSNGVGFQIYLYFQLFDVAAILAYTLAFVAVMLVIELLLVQPIERHATRWRRRPA
- a CDS encoding ABC transporter substrate-binding protein, which produces MMISRRGTLRLAAFGTATALVPRPSFATAPSFATARVRIGVLKFGTVSWALDTLKQHKFDTANGIDLEIIDFAGEDATNVAMLAGAIDIIVSDWLWVSRQRSEGVDLTLVPYSTAVGAIMVKEAAPIRTIIDLKGKKIGVAGGPLDKSWLLIQALARRDHGLDLPATSDIVFGAPPLISEKAMQGELDAVLNFWHFCARLEVNGFRRLIGADDAAKALGASGAVSALGYVFHDKWANENPAAVRGFIKASAQSKDLLARSDDEWLRLAPIIRAQGKELAKLRDRYREGIPRRPVAEDAADAGRLYRVLAEIGGDKLVGRAPEMAPGTFWQELPK
- a CDS encoding c-type cytochrome, with product MRAIAFFAVVSVATFITNQSQAQDAAAGEKVFAKCKACHVVDEDKNKIGPSLSGIIGRTAGTHPGFKYSKPMTEAGASGVKWDEATLTTYLRDPKAMIKGTKMAFPGLKKDEDLANVIAYLKQYSK
- the gph gene encoding phosphoglycolate phosphatase (PGP is an essential enzyme in the glycolate salvage pathway in higher organisms (photorespiration in plants). Phosphoglycolate results from the oxidase activity of RubisCO in the Calvin cycle when concentrations of carbon dioxide are low relative to oxygen. This enzyme is a member of the Haloacid Dehalogenase (HAD) superfamily of aspartate-nucleophile hydrolase enzymes (PF00702).); this encodes MNVGMSRPFRSSKAILFDLDGTLVDSAPDITAAVNELLASRDLPPLRLEQVKAMIGGGVRKLVERAFAASGTPLLGSALDEANRVMTPIYRRHLTGLTRLMPGVREVLTHFHLSGIAMGVVTNKPQLAAREILLHFGLTEHLGAIVGGDAVTCLKPAPDALLLALDQLQVEPRDTLMVGDSGADVAAARAAGMPVILLRGGYSQIAVEELGADLVCDGLLDLPSAMRRLQDAA
- a CDS encoding thioredoxin family protein; this translates as MAAIPPVCDFGWQAIDAVLPGVDGKSHSIFSHAGPNGLVVAFICNHCPYVKAVISRIVRDANDLKAEGIGFVAINSNDADAYPDDSFDNMKLFARTNGFTFPYLHDEHQTVARAYGAVCTPDFFGLNSELTLQYRGRLDAARRDAGPPGLRRDLFEAMKQIARTGDGPLDQIASIGCSIKWKDAA
- the rpe gene encoding ribulose-phosphate 3-epimerase, whose amino-acid sequence is MGTKTIIAPSVLSADFSRLGDEVEAVVRAGADWIHLDVMDGHFVPNITFGPPVIKAIRDRTDKIFDCHLMIAPADAYLAAFADAGCDIITVHAEAGPHLDRSLQAIRNLGKKAGVSLNPSTPESVIEYVLDRLDLVLLMTVNPGFGGQAFIPAVVDKVRRVKALIGNRPIDIEIDGGVTPETAPLVSAAGANVLVAGSAIFKGGTEAAYRANVGAIRQAADGAIRKAA
- the cbbX gene encoding CbbX protein, which encodes MLDAIAKGTAAQDESVDLQAEFEASNIDEVMDKLDRELVGLKPIKTRIREIAALLLVDRLRRKFGLTSGAPTLHMNFTGNPGTGKTTVALRMAEILHRLGYVREGHMVAVTRDDLVGQYVGHTAPKTREVIKRAMGGVLFIDEAYYLYKPENERDYGQESIEILLQCMENNRDDLVVILAGYKNKMDRFFDSNPGMRSRIAHHLDFPDYGVSELKSIAEIMLAEQNYRLSEAAAKALEEYLPIRMRLPHFSNARSVRNGLDRARLRQANRLFASRDRALTKTDLITIEESDIRGSRVFAEGKLEGEPETKAR